GAAGACCGCGCCGGTGTCCTTCATGAGCGCCTTGATGAACGAGTGGCCGACGCGGGTGCGGATCGCCCGCCCACCGGCCGCCTCGATGGTCTCGGGCACCACTTTGGAGCAGATCAGGTTGTACAGGACCGTCTCACCCGGATGGCGGCGCAGAATCGTGTCCGCGATGACCGCGGTGACCAGGGACGGCGCCACGGGGCGGCCCTGCTCGTCGACGCAGAACATCCGGTCGGCGTCCCCGTCGAAGGCCAGACCGAGCGCACAGTCCTTGGCCGTGACCGCTGCTTGCAGGTCGACGAGGTTGGCCGCCTCGATGGGATTGGCGGGGTGGTTGGGGAAGGTGCCGTCGAGCTCGAAGTACAGCGGCACCAGGTCGATGGGCAGGCCGTCGAACACCGGGGGGACCACCAGGCCCGCCATGCCGTTGCCCGCGTCGACCGCGACCTTGACCGGGGCCATGCCCTCGACGCCCACGAAGCTGCGCACGTGCTCGGCGAAGTCGTCGATGAGGTCGTCGGTGCGCAGGTCGCCGGTCTCGTCGGCCTCGGGGAAGTCGCCGTGCTGCGCGCGATCGCGGATGGCCCCGAGCCCCGTGTCGAGTGACACGGGCTCCGCTCCGGCCCGGCACACCTTCAGGCCGTTGTAGCCAGCGGGGTTGTGGCTGGCGGTCCACACCGCGCCCGGCAGGCCGAGCCGCCCCGAGGCGTAGTACAGCAGGTCGGTGGAGGCCAGACCGATGTCGATCGCGTCGACGCCCTGCGCCCGCACGCCCTCGATGAAGGCTGCGGCCAGGTCCGGGGAGCTCGGCCGCATGTCACGCGCGACGATGACCGCCTCGCCGTGCAGCTCGACCGCGCAGGCGCGTCCGAGGGCGCGAGCGACCTCCGCGTCGATCTGGTCGGGGATGAGCCCACGGATGTCGTAGGCCTTGACGATGGGGGTGAGGTCGAGCAAGGAGGTGCTCCCGCGCGGTTGGAGAAGGCTGCGGGCATCCTACCCAGTCGTCGACCGGGGGTGCATTGGCACGAGTCAGCCGGGGAGCACGTCGCGCAGCTCGAGGGTGTCCGCGGCCCCGGCTTGCACCCACCAGCGGTGCTCGCACTTGCGGCAGTGGAAGAAGTGCGCTGGCTCGCCGCCGACCGTCAGATCCATGTCGAACAGATCGCCTGACTGGCACCGCGCGCATTCCATGACATCTCCTCGAGCCTCGGCCCCGTGGCGCATTACTCCGATCATCGGCCGTCGCGCCGCTGGACTGAATGGTCCGTTGTGACCATGTCGCGGGCCCGCTACGGCTGCTCGGGGCTGACCGAGCCGGCCGAGCTGGCCGAGGGCACCTGTGCTGCCGGCTCGGGCTCCTGCTCGCGGAGCCGCCGCACGTCGGCGGCGAGCTCCCGGCCGACGTACTGCGAGCGGGCGCGGCCGCCCTCCCGCCAGTAGGCGTACCAGTACGGCCCGTGGGGGCACGAGCCGCAGCCCTTGCCGCAGCGCACCCATTGCTGGCGGTAGGTCGCCCGGCTGGCGCCCGGGCTCGGCTCGGGCTCGACCACCGGGCCCGGCGAGCCCACGAGCAGGCCGCGGGCGAGGATCAGCAGGCGCCGCAGCTGCGGCTCGTCGAGCCGGCGCACCGCGCGTACGAGATCGCGGGGCAGCGTCACCGTGGCCTCCACGCTACATAAGAAACCACACGAGTGTCCTTCAAGCCTTGAGCCACCGCCGTGCCGCTAGGCGTGCCATTGCCGGACAGCGGCCTCACGGAAGGCCACCGGCGCGAGATCGCGACTGGGGACCGGCTCCGGGCGCCGCTCGGCAGACAGCCGGGCCGCCACGTCGGGCAGCTCCCGGCGCAACCGGTCGTAGCGCCCGGGCGTCCGCGCCCCCACCGGCTCCTGGCGGGGTGTGGCGCTCACGAGGCCGCGGCCGTCCGCGCCCACGGCGGGCTCCGGGGCCGGCACGACCACCCGCTCGTCCACCCGCTCCCAGCCGCGCGGGACCGTGGTGGCATCCGCATGGGTGGCGCACAGGTCGTACAGGGACGGGTCCGCGGTGGGGGTGAGATCGAGCAACCACACCTGGCTGGTCGCGTACCGGTACGACAGCGAGGCCGTGGCGGGCCAGGGGCAGGTGGGCCGGCGGCAGCTGCGAGGCGTCTCATTCATGGCCTCTACCATAAACCACAAGCTCGTGATTCTGCCTGAGGCTTGCCGATCTTCGTCCCCGCGTCGGGGAGGACCTCGGCGCTCAACTGCGGAACCCCGGGCAGGGACGCACCGGTGTAGTCCGGTGTAGTGTGGAGTGCCCACGCACGGGGGGCTCCGGATGATTCTCGACTTCGTCGGTGACATGGTCATCGAAGGGTTCATCGAGCTGTGGCCATGGAAGCGGCGGATTCCCGACGTCCGGGGCAAGAACCTGGAAGAGTGCCGCCTGGCCATCGAGGCGAAGGAGCTCGAGCTACGGGTGCGTGCGGACGCGGGCCCCGATGCCCTGGTGACGGCCCAGCAGCCTGACGCGCGGACCCGGGTGAAGGCGGGATGCCCGGTCTTCGTCACGGTCGAGGATCCCTAGCCGCCGTCGGGCGGGGGCTGCCCCTCGCCCCCCTCGGGGGCGGGCTCGCCCCCATCGTCGTCCAGTCCGGGGACCTCCGGCAGCTCACCGGGGTCCAGCGGGGCCGGCCCCTCCCGCTCGGCCGCTGGCGCCCCCAGCGGCTGGATCGCCAGCCGGGGGTCGCGGTGCACCGCAGGACGGGCTCCCCCTCCGGCCCAGGTCTCCGCACGGATCCCGAGCGCAGTCCACAACCGCAACGCGCCCGACTGGTGGTGGGAGCGCAACTCGGCGACGACGGGCCCGCTCGCCGCCACCATGGCGGGGATCTGGGCGCGGTCGGGCTCGGCGTCCACCAGACTGAAGCTGCGCCAGGCGTTGGGCGGGATCTCGAGACCGCGCCACGCGTCGGGCACCGCGCCGTTGGTGGTCACCTCGACGGTCACCAACTCGACACCGGGGTTGTAGACGAGCACCCGCCCCCGACGGTCGGCGGTGCCGGCGCCCACCAGCGCCCACCGGGTCGCGAGCGGCGCGCCGCGGGACACCGCGAGGCCCTCACGACCCTCGGCGTCGATGGTGGTGACCCGGTGGACCACGATCGGCACGTCGTTCACGCTCTGCGCGCTCACCCCGAACTCGGGCTCCTCCGAGAGCTCCGCCAGGTCGATGGTGAGCACCCCCCCAGGGGCCACGGAGTGCTCCTGGACGCCGGCCTCCGGCCGCGGATTCGAGACCTGCACCTCGACCGCGGCCTCCCGGTCGCCGGTGTTGACCACCGACAGGGCCGAGCTCGAGCTCTCGTCCACGCGGGCGTAGCCGAACGACCACAGCGCGCCGGGTCCCGACGCGGCGGGGATCAGCGCGCGCCCGCTCGGTCCGCCCTGCTCACCGACCGGTTGCAGGACCAGTTCACCCTGCGCGACCAGCCTTCCGGTCAGGACCTCGACGGTCGCCCCGAGGTCTGGCTGCTCGGGCTGGAACTCGCCGAGGTCGATGCGGGCGGAGGTGCCGGCCTCGACGAGGAGGTTGTCGGTGAGCAGCAGCGCGACGCGGCCCTCGGGGGTCGCGAACGTGATCCGGGCGACCGCGTCGGTGGCGAAGGGGTTGAACAGGTGCACCGTCGACGTCGCCCCACGCGCGGTATCAAGGCCTGCCAGATGCCAGATCTCGGCAGGCCCGGGCTCGCACGGGGCGCCCGGGGTGTCCCCCGACTCGATCCGCCATGACGCCACAGCCGGCCCGCCCTCCCACCGCACCGAGACCGGCGTGGTCGCCTCCCCGGGACCCAGGATCACCGTGTGCTCGTCGCCGGGGGCGACATCGACCGGCTCATCGGCAGCCGGCTCACGGTCGGGGTAGCGTACGACCGTGACCCGTGAGGGGTCCTCCCCCACGGCGGCCACCGACAGCACCGCCGACTCCCCCTCGCCCGCGGTCGCGGGGCAGTACCAGGCCCCCGCCTGAGGGGTCTCCTGCGCGACCGGCTCCGGCGGCAGGGCCGGGGGCGGCACGGCGAGCACATCAGCAATCAGCGCCACACCGACCAGGATGGCCACAACCACCAGGACGATCGCGGCCCGGCGGCGGACGGGTTCGGGGGCGGGGGGCAGCTCAGAACCCGTCTCCGTCACGGCAACACCCCCTGCGGGTCGTCGTTGGCCGGCTCGGGCGGGGCGAGCTCCGACGGCAGGCTCCTGGTCACGTCCCGTTGCGCGCGGGTCCGCATGCCTGGGGGACGCAGCCCGAGTGAGATGACCGCGAGCAGCAGCAGCAGCTGCAGCGCCACCACCAGGCGGTGGCCGAAGCCGGTCCCCGCGCGGGCGCGCACCATCTCGGACCCGGGCGGAACCGTGAAGGCGTTCACGCCCTCGAGCTCGCGGCGCTCCAGCGCCCGACCGTCGGCATGGGCTCGCCACTGGGTCGAGGTGGACTCCGACACGACCAGCAGCCCGCCCTCCTGCGCCGGTTCCTGCCCGACGTAGACGTCCCGACGCCGCTGCCCGAGACCTTCGGCCTCCCAGTCACCCACGGCTGCGGGGTATCCCGTGGTCAGCAGCTCCTCGCCACGCGCCGACGGCAGGACCACCACGCGCGGCAACCACGACTCGACGCTGAACACCCGGCCGCCCCCGGACGGCAGCGGTTCGAGCGCGGGCTGGCGGCCCAGCGCCTGGATGAGGTCGGGCGCGGGTTGGGCGTCCGAGACGACCACGTAGCGCACGTTCGCCAGACCGAGCTGGGCCCCGGCCCGCAGGTCCGCGCCACCGACCGCGCCCGCCACCGCCTCCTCGACCAGATCCAGCAGGTCGGTGTCGGAGCGCGCCCCGAAGTCCACCATCCGCGGGCCCCGCGAGCTCACGATGTCCCAGGCCACCGACCCGTCGTCAGCGGCGAGCAGCAGGATGCGGTACGGACCCACCTGCGGCTGGTCCGCGGTGACGAACTGCGGGACCAGTGTCGGGTCGCGCGTGAGCCCGTCCCACGGTCCGCTCGCCAACCGCAGGGCTCCCCCCGCCAGGCCCACGGCCAGTGCCACGACCGCGACCACGACGGCGAGCTGGCGCCTGCCGAACGCGTACTGTCGCAGGCCCCCGGTGAGCGTCCGTGCGGCGATCACGCCGAGGCCGGCCAGCGCGAACGCGGCCGGCAGCAGCAACGCGGGGGTCCACACCAGGGTGATCCCAGCCCGGGTGGCACCCCACGCCAGCAGCCCGGACGCCCCGACGGCCACAACCAGTCCCGCGACCGTGATCGGTTTGGTGCGCAGCCCGAGCAGGATCCCCACCGCGAGGACCGCGGCGGCGGTCATCACCGCGCGCAGGCCGCCGATGCCCGCGAAGGCGGGCAGGACCTCGGGAGCCGCGGCCAGCGCCCGCCACAGGGGCATCTGCTCCAGAGGGGCCGCGGTCTGGGTGCCGACCGTCCCCCCGCGGACCAGGCCCGCCAGCCAGGGACTGAGCAGCAAGAGGGCCGCTCCTCCGCTCACGGCGAGTCGGAGCGTCGCCTGGCCTGACGGATCGACGCGGCGGGACGCCAGCAGCACGCCGAGGAATCCGAGCACGACCGCGGGGGCCAGGCCGGGCTCGGCGGCACAGGTCAAGGCCAGCCCGAGCGCCATCAGCGCGCTGGAACGCCAGGCGGTGGCGAGGGGGGTGCTCGGATCGGCGGTCCGTATCGCCACCAGCACCACACCGGGTAGCAACGTGGCGGCCACCAGCGTCCCGAAGCGCCCCTGGCCGAGGGCCCCGAGCACGACCGGCGACAGCACGTACAAGGTCGCGCCCAGGATGCGGGGCGCGGGGCGGGCGGTCAGCAGGCGCCCGGCGCGCAGCGAGAACACCCACGCGAGGGGCAGCAGTCCGAAGACGACCAGCCGCTGAGCCAGCCAGGCGCTGCCGAAACCGAGGACGGACACCAGACCGAGCACCGCCTGCACCGGCGAGGCGAAGGCAGCGGACCCGACCGGCTCCCCAGTCCACGAGCTCGCGTAGGCACGCAGGAAGTCCCGGGCCAGGTCCGGCCACGGCGCCACCTCCACGCCGACGATCTGCCCGCCGCCGAGGAGTCCCCGAAGCCCCAGGAGGTACAGCGCGAGCAGCGTCAGCCCGGCGCAGGTGGCGGGATAGCGGCGCACCACGCGCACGAGGGCGTTGCCCGGTTCCTGCTCGGGCAGGAGCCCCGCCCCGTCGTCGTCCATGAGCGCGCGGGTGCTCCCGCCCGCAAGCCAGTTCCCGGCTGCCTCCACGTAGACCCTGGCCCTTGGCAGACCCGGGGCGAACAGCCGCATCAGCTCGCGGTCGCCGATCCGCCGGCGCCGCTGGACCACCCGACGCCGACGCAGCGTGCGCGGTAGCTGCACGGCGTTCCACAGGTAGGCCCGCAGGACGGCGGTCGCGTCCCCGAACCGCCGCGTGGCCAGGAAGGCGAGGACCTTGGCCCCCGCCAGCGCCAGGACGATCGGGAAGATCCACAGCAGGCTCGTGGCGCTGTAGTTCTTCATGAGCGTGGCGATGGTGTGGCGCTCCGCGAGGTAGCGCGCCTGAGCGGGGCGTCGGCCGAGGTCCCGGGCCGATCGGCTGGCGGCGGCGACGTGGTAGGCCACGGCGGCGGGGACGACCTCGACGCGATGGCCGGCCAGCCACGCCCGCCAGCAGGCGTCGAGGTCGTCGCGGAAGACCGGGAAGCGCGGATCGAACCCGCCGAGCTCCACCAGCGTCGCGCGCCGCACCAGCATGCCCGCCGTCGAGACGTACAGCACCGGGCGCTGCGCGTCGTGCTGTCCCTGGTCGCGCTCGGCGGGCTCCAGCTGGGACTCCGCCCGCCCGAAGCGGTCCACGGTCATCCCCACCTCCTGCAGGACCGGCTCCTCGCTCCAGTCCCGCAGCTTCGGCCCGACGATGGCCAGCGACGGGTCCTCCCGCATCGCCTGGACCATCCGGGCGATGGCGTCTCGCGCCAGGGCGAGGTCGTCGTGGAGCAGCAGCAGCAACTCGGCGTCGGCGACCGCGGGGTGCTTCAGCGCGCGCGCGACCGCCCGACCGAACCCGACGTTGCGGGGCAGGGTGATGAGGCGGTCATCGGGGATGCGCCGGGCCAGCACGGTGTCCGACCCGTCTGAGCTGCCGTTGTCCACCACGACCAGGTCCAGCGCGGGGTAGCGCTGGGCCGCGAGGCTGCCCAGCACGCTCTGCAGCCACTCCGCCCCGTCCCGCACGACCAGGATCGCCACCACGCGGGGACGGCCCGCGGCAGTGCGCGCGGGGATCACGTCGGGTTCGGAAGGAGGCATCGGGAATGGCGCCCAGCAGTGAGGAGGCGAAACGGCGAGACCACGCAGCCACGCAGTGGACGGGACCTAGCCGATGCTAGACCACTCGGTGCCGCCCAACCGGTGGTCAGGAGGCCATGCGCTTGAGTCGCCGGCGCTCGCGCTCGCTCAGGCCACCCCAGATACCGAAGCGCTCTTCGTTCGCCAACGCGTAGTCCAGGCACTCCTCCCGAACATCACAAAGCGTGCACATGCGCTTGGCCTCCCGGGTGGAACCGCCCTTTTCGGGAAAGAAGGCCTCCGGGTCCCCCTGCAGGCATTTGGCGCTGGGCGCCCATGGCAATGTCTCCGGGATCATGATGTCACAGCCTCCTTCACCGACGAGCGACGTCGGGTGTACCTTGGGGAAGCCCCGTCGACTCTCACGTACGGAGTTACGGTTGTGTGATTCTCTCGTGCCCACCTTGCCACGTCAAGCCCGATTTCACACATGTCAAGGATCTCGAACGCACAACCACCGCGGCCGGGAGTGCTCACCGCCGCCAGACGCCGTGTCGCCCTCGTCGCGGGATCCGCGACCCGGCCTACCCCGGCACATCCCCCGTCGGAGCAGGGGCCCGACCTAGTTGCAGCTGAAGACTTTGATCCCCAACACGCTGGTCACATTGCCGGAGGCGCTCGCCTGCGCGCTCGCCGAGCGCCAGCTGCTCCCGGCTACCTCCGCCCTGATCTGGTAGGTGACGGTCACGGTGCCGAGCAGACTCAAGAGGCTCGACGGGAACGGCGTCGCTTGATCGGAGTAGGCAGTGGCCGTTCGCGGGGTGACCGTTGCGAGGGGTGTGAAGTCACTCTCGCCTTCCCGGCGCCGCTCGATCCGGTAGCCAGTGACATTGGCCGTGGGGCTGGACAGCCAGGACAGGTCGACGCGGCCGCTGTTCACGCAGGTGGCCGTGAACGCCGTGGGCGGCGCAAGGGTGTCGGTGTTCCAGGTGTTGCCGGCGTTGGCGGTGGTGCCGGTGAATGCCGCCAGCGTCGGCGGGACGAGCATCGTGGCGGTCGCGGCGACCAGGGCGAAGGCCGCCACGGCCGCGGCGACACGGCAGCGCGAGACGACGAGGTTCATGGTCGGGCGCGGACGAAGAGGGCGCTGACCGCGAGCACGCTGACCAGCAGCCAGAGTCCCAGGGTGGCGAGGGTGCCGGTGTGCACCCACGTCGCGGGCAGGCCGACGAAGGGGATGACCATGCGCACCGCGCCGACGACGTCGCCGTGGGCCACGGTGCCGGAGTCATCGACCTGGTTGGCGTCACCCTTGGTGGTGTAGCGCACGACCCCGTCGACCCTGGCGGTGTCCACGACCCGGTGGGTGAGCAGCTGGCCCGGCCGGTCGGGGTCGTTGAACGCCAGGATCGAGGGGTGGGCGTAGAAGCCGTCCGGGTCGGCGGGCTGGACCAGCACCAGCGAGCCGGGAGCGATCGCCGGCTGCATCGACCCCGACACCACCGACAGCGGCTGCCAGCCCGAGATGAGCGCCGGGGTGACCGCGGAGAGTGCGAGGAAGACCAACGCGAACACGTACACCAGCGCGGCGAACCGCGCGCAGCCGACCAACCGCGGGGCCCAGGGCCCCGCGGTGATCGGCTGCGGTGCGGCAACTGCGGTCACCGGTGCTCCGCTCGTGTTCGCGTCGGTTGGTTGACCTCGATGGTCAGGAGGCCTATTGCGTCTGGCCTTCCCAGACGAAATCCAGCCCGGCGCTCGTGTTCTGGAAGGTGTCGAGCGTCGCGCTGTCGAGCTCGACCCAGAAGTGGTAGGTCTGCGTCCCGGCCGCGGCGAGATCGATCACGG
The genomic region above belongs to Egibacteraceae bacterium and contains:
- a CDS encoding phosphomannomutase/phosphoglucomutase; translated protein: MLDLTPIVKAYDIRGLIPDQIDAEVARALGRACAVELHGEAVIVARDMRPSSPDLAAAFIEGVRAQGVDAIDIGLASTDLLYYASGRLGLPGAVWTASHNPAGYNGLKVCRAGAEPVSLDTGLGAIRDRAQHGDFPEADETGDLRTDDLIDDFAEHVRSFVGVEGMAPVKVAVDAGNGMAGLVVPPVFDGLPIDLVPLYFELDGTFPNHPANPIEAANLVDLQAAVTAKDCALGLAFDGDADRMFCVDEQGRPVAPSLVTAVIADTILRRHPGETVLYNLICSKVVPETIEAAGGRAIRTRVGHSFIKALMKDTGAVFAGEHSGHYYFRDNFRADSGLIAGVLLLEALGEHGGTLSELVAPYDRYAQSGEVNVEVDDQQRATDAVVAAFAEEGDADWADGLTVDAGDWWFNLRPSNTEPLLRVNVEAADPATMERVRDRVLELIRA
- a CDS encoding DUF3499 family protein, producing the protein MNETPRSCRRPTCPWPATASLSYRYATSQVWLLDLTPTADPSLYDLCATHADATTVPRGWERVDERVVVPAPEPAVGADGRGLVSATPRQEPVGARTPGRYDRLRRELPDVAARLSAERRPEPVPSRDLAPVAFREAAVRQWHA
- a CDS encoding PASTA domain-containing protein; translation: MILDFVGDMVIEGFIELWPWKRRIPDVRGKNLEECRLAIEAKELELRVRADAGPDALVTAQQPDARTRVKAGCPVFVTVEDP
- a CDS encoding DUF5719 family protein, which encodes MTETGSELPPAPEPVRRRAAIVLVVVAILVGVALIADVLAVPPPALPPEPVAQETPQAGAWYCPATAGEGESAVLSVAAVGEDPSRVTVVRYPDREPAADEPVDVAPGDEHTVILGPGEATTPVSVRWEGGPAVASWRIESGDTPGAPCEPGPAEIWHLAGLDTARGATSTVHLFNPFATDAVARITFATPEGRVALLLTDNLLVEAGTSARIDLGEFQPEQPDLGATVEVLTGRLVAQGELVLQPVGEQGGPSGRALIPAASGPGALWSFGYARVDESSSSALSVVNTGDREAAVEVQVSNPRPEAGVQEHSVAPGGVLTIDLAELSEEPEFGVSAQSVNDVPIVVHRVTTIDAEGREGLAVSRGAPLATRWALVGAGTADRRGRVLVYNPGVELVTVEVTTNGAVPDAWRGLEIPPNAWRSFSLVDAEPDRAQIPAMVAASGPVVAELRSHHQSGALRLWTALGIRAETWAGGGARPAVHRDPRLAIQPLGAPAAEREGPAPLDPGELPEVPGLDDDGGEPAPEGGEGQPPPDGG
- a CDS encoding glycosyltransferase — its product is MPPSEPDVIPARTAAGRPRVVAILVVRDGAEWLQSVLGSLAAQRYPALDLVVVDNGSSDGSDTVLARRIPDDRLITLPRNVGFGRAVARALKHPAVADAELLLLLHDDLALARDAIARMVQAMREDPSLAIVGPKLRDWSEEPVLQEVGMTVDRFGRAESQLEPAERDQGQHDAQRPVLYVSTAGMLVRRATLVELGGFDPRFPVFRDDLDACWRAWLAGHRVEVVPAAVAYHVAAASRSARDLGRRPAQARYLAERHTIATLMKNYSATSLLWIFPIVLALAGAKVLAFLATRRFGDATAVLRAYLWNAVQLPRTLRRRRVVQRRRRIGDRELMRLFAPGLPRARVYVEAAGNWLAGGSTRALMDDDGAGLLPEQEPGNALVRVVRRYPATCAGLTLLALYLLGLRGLLGGGQIVGVEVAPWPDLARDFLRAYASSWTGEPVGSAAFASPVQAVLGLVSVLGFGSAWLAQRLVVFGLLPLAWVFSLRAGRLLTARPAPRILGATLYVLSPVVLGALGQGRFGTLVAATLLPGVVLVAIRTADPSTPLATAWRSSALMALGLALTCAAEPGLAPAVVLGFLGVLLASRRVDPSGQATLRLAVSGGAALLLLSPWLAGLVRGGTVGTQTAAPLEQMPLWRALAAAPEVLPAFAGIGGLRAVMTAAAVLAVGILLGLRTKPITVAGLVVAVGASGLLAWGATRAGITLVWTPALLLPAAFALAGLGVIAARTLTGGLRQYAFGRRQLAVVVAVVALAVGLAGGALRLASGPWDGLTRDPTLVPQFVTADQPQVGPYRILLLAADDGSVAWDIVSSRGPRMVDFGARSDTDLLDLVEEAVAGAVGGADLRAGAQLGLANVRYVVVSDAQPAPDLIQALGRQPALEPLPSGGGRVFSVESWLPRVVVLPSARGEELLTTGYPAAVGDWEAEGLGQRRRDVYVGQEPAQEGGLLVVSESTSTQWRAHADGRALERRELEGVNAFTVPPGSEMVRARAGTGFGHRLVVALQLLLLLAVISLGLRPPGMRTRAQRDVTRSLPSELAPPEPANDDPQGVLP
- a CDS encoding WhiB family transcriptional regulator; the encoded protein is MIPETLPWAPSAKCLQGDPEAFFPEKGGSTREAKRMCTLCDVREECLDYALANEERFGIWGGLSERERRRLKRMAS
- a CDS encoding fibronectin type III domain-containing protein, which translates into the protein MNLVVSRCRVAAAVAAFALVAATATMLVPPTLAAFTGTTANAGNTWNTDTLAPPTAFTATCVNSGRVDLSWLSSPTANVTGYRIERRREGESDFTPLATVTPRTATAYSDQATPFPSSLLSLLGTVTVTYQIRAEVAGSSWRSASAQASASGNVTSVLGIKVFSCN
- a CDS encoding signal peptidase I; its protein translation is MTAVAAPQPITAGPWAPRLVGCARFAALVYVFALVFLALSAVTPALISGWQPLSVVSGSMQPAIAPGSLVLVQPADPDGFYAHPSILAFNDPDRPGQLLTHRVVDTARVDGVVRYTTKGDANQVDDSGTVAHGDVVGAVRMVIPFVGLPATWVHTGTLATLGLWLLVSVLAVSALFVRARP